A genome region from Candidatus Methylomirabilota bacterium includes the following:
- a CDS encoding exodeoxyribonuclease VII small subunit, whose amino-acid sequence MKDIKFEDAVQRLEQIVDQLEAGDLPLEQSLKVFEEGVALARRCAKYLEEAEKRIELLTKDESGLLKVEPFEWDKDAQS is encoded by the coding sequence ATGAAAGACATCAAGTTTGAGGACGCGGTTCAGCGGCTCGAGCAGATCGTGGACCAGCTCGAGGCCGGCGACCTGCCGCTCGAGCAGTCGCTCAAGGTTTTCGAAGAGGGCGTCGCGCTCGCCCGCCGCTGCGCCAAGTACCTCGAGGAGGCCGAGAAGCGCATCGAGCTCCTGACCAAGGACGAGTCGGGGCTGCTCAAGGTCGAGCCCTTCGAGTGGGACAAGGACGCCCAGTCATGA